In one window of Camelus dromedarius isolate mCamDro1 chromosome 7, mCamDro1.pat, whole genome shotgun sequence DNA:
- the TMEM229A gene encoding transmembrane protein 229A: MAGSDADGEGLARRGGAARHSGAPGGRGGEAAASRPEPLSTAETPAEGAALPAWMRLYFYGMHGITLDVLLSSAWRFVRSPDLRMLGFSSPYRCLLHSLTHFALEKVYLQQQRCPSAFVFNFLLYPSAHVGLQTLAGQALLLSLGSRPGGAAAPGALDLALQYVLALYHCQVFLKRFLRLRYQRRQQQQQPRRASPAPPGARGPAAGGGRRRRPRGPRGAGGAPSQGLPDLILFLFFGMHGFLDEIFFTFFFNLLGQGDGTTSGHTSLWSFFIYGSCSFVVDKLYLHLRYSRGWGTWKRVPIYVIFIYAWELLWGLGLRTWGACSWDYSHYPLNFMGLITLMYLPGWIFLSVYQDLLSNVLWRVHYVPTN, translated from the coding sequence ATGGCGGGCAGCGACGCGGACGGCGAGGGTCTGGCGAGGAGGGGCGGTGCGGCGCGGCATTCCGGGGCCCCCGGCGGACGGGGAGGCGAGGCTGCCGCCAGCCGCCCCGAGCCGCTGTCCACTGCTGAAACGCCGGCCGAGGGCGCAGCGCTGCCCGCCTGGATGCGCCTCTACTTCTACGGGATGCACGGGATCACCCTGGACGTGCTCCTGTCCTCGGCGTGGCGCTTCGTTCGCAGCCCGGACCTCCGGATGCTGGGCTTCTCCTCGCCCTACCGCTGCCTCCTGCACTCGCTCACCCACTTTGCCCTGGAGAAGGTCTACCTGCAGCAACAGCGCTGTCCCAGCGCCTTCGTCTTCAATTTCCTCCTCTACCCCTCGGCCCACGTGGGGCTGCAGACCCTAGCGGGCCAGGCGCTGCTGCTCAGCCTGGGCAGCCGGCCCGGGGGCGCAGCGGCGCCGGGAGCGCTGGACCTGGCGCTGCAGTATGTACTGGCGCTCTACCACTGCCAAGTGTTCCTGAAGCGCTTCCTGCGCTTGCGGTACCagaggcggcagcagcagcaacagccaCGGCGCGCGTCCCCCGCCCCGCCAGGCGCCCGGGGCCCCGCGGCAGGGGGTGGCCGCCGCCGGCGGCCTCGCGGGCCCAGGGGCGCCGGGGGAGCCCCCAGCCAGGGACTCCCGGACCtgatcctctttcttttctttggaatGCACGGCTTTTTGGATGAGATCTTCTTCACCTTCTTCTTTAACCTGCTGGGGCAGGGGGACGGGACAACCAGCGGCCACACGTCGCTCTGGTCCTTCTTTATATACGGCAGCTGCAGTTTCGTGGTAGACAAGCTCTACCTCCACCTCCGCTACAGTCGGGGCTGGGGCACCTGGAAGCGAGTGCCCATCTACGTGATCTTCATCTACGCGTGGGAGTTACTGTGGGGTCTGGGACTCCGCACTTGGGGCGCTTGTTCCTGGGACTATTCTCACTATCCGCTCAATTTCATGGGCCTTATCACTCTGATGTATTTACCTGGTTGGATATTTCTTAGCGTGTACCAGGACCTACTTTCTAACGTATTGTGGCGGGTGCATTACGTACCAACTaactaa